In Pieris napi chromosome 2, ilPieNapi1.2, whole genome shotgun sequence, the following proteins share a genomic window:
- the LOC125060260 gene encoding uncharacterized protein LOC125060260: MDQNSDETRAPIAGALMPAPANPTETSSAPVRIRNLQGLLRFAMEATRAEDAPNSSDFRPMDEERRKFLENAFKSITVNVVEILMDAIKVLTDVEKIKSIQLGDELPEDVETAFENILSYIDDLDVANDFYKIGGFAVFPVCYGSENEEVRCRASRVLAELCQNNPFCQARALESGLLNIILHMVTTERGQALAKCISAVSSASREFEPSCAELTAQGGCEALAAVLGSDDVSAKTKSAFFIAHLCGHYTPAREKFIEQNIVRIIAEQIEKGGDDATEHLLSILHALKDDQRVIQQCQDINLKKILEEHLKNTEEDTFLEQQEYCMELLKIIGNCPQAEIIQSEADR; encoded by the exons ATGGATCAGAATAGTGATGAGACTCGTGCACCAATAGCAGGCGCTTTAATGCCAGCTCCAGCTAACCCTACTGAAACGTCCTCTGCTCCTGTACGCATCAGAAATTTAcag ggTCTACTCAGGTTTGCAATGGAAGCTACAAGAGCTGAAGATGCACCGAATTCTTCAGACTTCAGACCAATGGATGAAGAG AGGCGGAAGTTTTTAGAAAATGCCTTCAAAAGTATAACGGTTAATGTGGTAGAGATTTTGATGGATGCTATAAAAGTATTGACTGATGTTGAAAAGATAAAAAGCATACAGCTTGGAGATGAGTTGCCTGAAGATGTTGAAACTGCATTTGAAAATATCTTGTCATACATTGATGATTTAGACGTAGCTAATG aTTTCTACAAAATTGGGGGATTTGCTGTGTTTCCTGTCTGCTATGGAAGTGAAAATGAGGAAGTTCGGTGTAGAGCCAGTCGAGTGCTCGCTGAGTTGTGCCAAAATAATCCTTTCTGCCAGGCGCGCGCCTTGGAGAGTGGCTTGCTTAATATAATCTTACACATGGTGACCACAGAACGAGGTCAAGCTTTGGCCAAGTGTATTTCTGCTGTATCTA GTGCATCGCGTGAGTTTGAGCCCTCTTGCGCGGAGTTGACAGCGCAGGGCGGGTGTGAGGCTCTAGCAGCTGTGCTGGGTTCAGATGACGTGTCAGCCAAGACGAAGAGTGCCTTCTTTATTGCCCATCTTTGTGGTCACTACACACCTGCTAGAG aaaaatttatagaacaaaatattgtCCGCATTATCGCAGAACAAATTGAAAAAGGTGGGGATGATGCGACAGAACATCTTTTAAGCATACTCCACGCCCTCAAAGACGATCAGAGAGTGATTCAACAGTGTCAGGATATAAATCTTAAGAAGATTCTAGAAGAGCATTTGAAAAATACCGAGGAAGATACGTTTTTGGAACAACAAGAGTATTGTATGGAGTTATTAAAGATTATTGGGAACTGTCCGCAGGCTGAAATTATACAGAGTGAGGCTGATAGATAG
- the LOC125059451 gene encoding prestin isoform X4: MPQTPSSQQFNVIRRVYHQDVLNKDADYHLPEKPLSYSAKKAVQSCGFGDCLFNSLPIIKWLPAYKPKTDLIGDLVAGATTAVMHIPQGMAYALLAQVPPIIGLYMAFFPVLVYVVFGTSPHVSMGTFAVACLMAGKVVTEHGAHEVPINGTDIAEATLQMTSQYSHVQVLSTLTFAVGLIQIMMWVLRLGAVSTLLSEPLVSGFTTAASLHVLASQVKDLFGIRLPKLGSNYKVVLTVIEVFKNMSNLNWAALIISFITCLVISLNNELLKPWVSKRSRVPVPIELLAIVIGTLVSKFVDLKTNYGLSLVGTIPTGLPVPEVPPMQLLPDIALDAFTITMVTYTISMSMSLIFAAKEKYEVDANQELLALGASNMFGAFFTCAPMCASLSRSYIQYQAGGKTGITSVVSGALILCVLLWVGPFFELLPRCVLASIIAVSLKGMFMQVTELAKFWRLSKLDALVWLATFLTTVLIDIDIGLGAGLLASVGALFVRSQRPYTCLLGRVLDTDLYLDIKRYRAADELPGVKIFHYCGGLNFASKNLFRATLFRKIGYLKETDEGNLTNKSESYDWDSTLGRKINCVIIDATALSYVDAPGIKSLLSAQQELVSSHITVLLAGANGPVLEMIEKYNSLESEQLQVETFPTVHDAVVYYKMLEIKKEPTITIAT; the protein is encoded by the exons AT GCCTCAGACGCCGTCCAGTCAGCAGTTCAACGTGATAAGACGCGTCTACCACCAGGATGTACTTAATAAGGATGCTGACTATCATTTGCCTGAAAAGCCTC tgaGCTATTCGGCCAAAAAAGCGGTCCAGAGTTGCGGTTTTGGGGACTGTCTATTTAATTCGTTGCCAATCATAAAATGGCTACCTGCTTACAAACCGAAGACAGATCTGATTGGCGATTTGGTCGCCGGCGCCACCACAGCTGTTATGCACATACCACAAG GAATGGCGTATGCGCTGTTAGCTCAGGTGCCACCAATCATAGGGCTTTACATGGCATTCTTTCCCGTTCTTGTATATGTTGTGTTCGGAACTTCGCCCCATGTGTCGATGGGAACTTTTGCTGTAGCTTGCTTAATGGCTGGAAag GTTGTAACCGAGCACGGAGCACATGAAGTCCCAATAAATGGGACAGATATTGCTGAag CGACGTTACAAATGACATCGCAGTACTCACATGTACAGGTGCTTAGTACACTCACATTCGCTGTTGGATTAATACAG ATAATGATGTGGGTACTACGTCTTGGAGCGGTGTCAACGTTACTCTCAGAGCCTCTGGTCTCTGGATTTACAACAGCTGCATCCTTACACGTGTTAGCTTCACAAGTCAAGGACCTCTTCGGGATAAGACTGCCTAAACTAGGAAGCAACTATAAAGTCGTCTTG ACTGTCATAGAAGTGTTCAAAAACATGTCGAATTTGAATTGGGCTGCGCTAATAATCTCGTTCATCACATGTCTCGTCATATCACTCAATAATGAATTACTTAAG CCTTGGGTCAGCAAGCGAAGCAGGGTGCCGGTGCCCATAGAGTTACTGGCGATAGTTATAGGCACTCTAGTGTCTAAATTCGTTGATCTTAAAACTAACTACGGTCTTTCATTAGTTGGTACTATACCTACTGG TCTCCCAGTACCAGAAGTACCACCAATGCAGCTCCTCCCAGATATAGCTTTAGACGCGTTCACAATAACAATGGTCACTTACACGATATCCATGTCTATGTCACTGATATTCGCAGCCAAGGAGAAATATGAAGTTGATGCTAATCAAGAACTGTTAGCGCTG GGAGCGAGTAACATGTTCGGTGCGTTCTTTACGTGCGCTCCAATGTGTGCCAGTTTGTCACGGTCATACATACAGTACCAG GCGGGTGGTAAGACTGGTATAACGTCAGTAGTGAGTGGGGCGTTAATTCTGTGCGTACTTCTATGGGTTGGGCCTTTCTTCGAGCTGCTGCCACGCTGCGTCCTGGCTTCCATCATCGCTGTCTCGCTCAAAGGCATGTTCATGCAAGTCACAGAACTCGCCAA ATTCTGGCGACTAAGTAAACTTGACGCATTAGTGTGGCTTGCTACATTTTTGACAACTGTCCTCATAGACATTGATATCGg GCTTGGTGCGGGTCTTCTAGCCTCAGTGGGAGCTTTGTTCGTGCGATCTCAGCGACCGTATACCTGCTTATTAGGAAGAGTTCTTGATACAGACCTCTACCTCGATATCAAACGGTACCGTGCG GCGGATGAACTTCCCGGGGTAAAAATATTCCACTACTGTGGTGGACTCAACTTTGCAAGTAAGAACCTCTTTAGAGCCACACTGTTCAGGAAAATTGGCTACTTGAAGGAGACAGACGAAGGGAACCTCACTAACAAGAGTGAGTCATACGATTGGGACTCAACGCTTGGCAGAAAG ATAAACTGTGTAATAATAGACGCGACTGCACTATCTTATGTTGACGCGCCGGGGATCAAAAGCCTTCTCTCCGCTCAGCAAGAACTCGTCAGCAGTCACATCACCGTACTCTTAGCTGGCGCTAACG GTCCCGTTCTAGAAATGATAGAGAAGTACAATTCTTTAGAGTCAGAGCAATTGCAAGTGGAGACATTCCCGACGGTCCACGACGCCGTCGTCTACTACAAGATGTTAGAGATCAAGAAGGAACCCACCATCACCATTGCCACGTGA
- the LOC125060265 gene encoding collagenase-like, translating into MIIISFRYVKFGQRKKLVDKMETWHLFGLLVIFGLAQGASIELNTPAYIESLREDFEGSQGRIVAGWEAEDGQIPYQISLRMINNVGRVSSCGGSIIHHNWVITAAHCLANRITFVVRFGLINLTKPEYIVESTRPFLHPQYNEQIQRVQTHDIALLGINQPIPYGPNIQPARLQNSEQKNLVYEGVRLTVSGYGLTDDRINGGAASEVLRWVYLLGITTAECRSWYPGSSVIADQTLCAKSYNDTAQSSCQGDSGGPLTNIDADGKPTMVGIVSFGSSAGCNSPFPSAYVRPGHYQDWIKEVTGIDFDWKNSDNTFKEGVYNSY; encoded by the exons ATgattataattagttttagaTATGTTAAATTCGGTCAAAGAAAGAAATTAGTCGATAAAATGGAGACGTGGCATCTGTTTGGGCTTTTGGTTATTTTTGGATTAGCGCAg GGCGCGTCCATTGAATTAAACACCCCAGCCTACATCGAGAGCCTTCGTGAAGATTTTGAAG GTTCCCAAGGTCGCATAGTGGCAGGATGGGAAGCTGAAGATGGCCAGATCCCTTACCAGATCAGTCTGCGAATGATTAACAACGTCGGTCGTGTATCTTCTTGCGGAGGCTCTATTATTCACCACAACTGGGTCATTACCGCTGCTCACTGCCTGGCTAA CCGCATCACGTTCGTGGTCCGTTTCGGTCTGATCAACCTAACGAAGCCAGAGTATATCGTGGAGAGCACGAGGCCGTTCCTCCACCCGCAGTACAATGAGCAGATCCAGCGAGTACAGACTCATGACATCGCCCTGTTGGGCATCAATCAGCCCATACCTTACGGCC CAAACATCCAGCCAGCACGTCTGCAAAATAGTGAGCAGAAGAACCTCGTATACGAAGGTGTGAGACTTACCGTCAGTGGATACGGCCTCACAGACGACAGGATCAATG GAGGTGCAGCTTCGGAGGTGCTACGTTGGGTGTACTTGTTGGGTATTACGACCGCCGAGTGCCGTTCTTGGTATCCAGGAAGTAGCGTAATCGCTGATCAGACACTCTGCGCTAAGTCGTATAACGATACAGCTCAGTCCTCATGTCAg GGTGACAGTGGCGGTCCTTTAACCAATATTGACGCAGACGGAAAGCCTACTATGGTTGGTATTGTGAGCTTTGGCTCTTCTGCAGGATGTAACTCACCTTTCCCTTCAG CATATGTTCGCCCTGGTCACTACCAGGATTGGATAAAAGAAGTCACTGGTATCGACTTTGATTGGAAAAATTCCGATAACACATTCAAAGAGGGAGTATACAACAGTTATTAA
- the LOC125059803 gene encoding uncharacterized protein LOC125059803, whose product MDQNIDGTRAPIPGTSSAPIRIRNLEDLVRALEEHGARAEDAPNSSDEEREEDLANDFKGITFTETEFLIDPIKVLTDVEKIKGIQLGDELPEDVEAAFEVILSYIDDLDANDFFKIGGHAVFPVCYGSENEELRCRAS is encoded by the exons ATGGATCAGAATATTGATGGGACTCGTGCACCAATACCAGGCACTTCCTCTGCTCCTATACGCATCAGAAATTTAGAG GATTTAGTCAGAGCTCTTGAGGAACATGGTGCTAGAGCTGAAGATGCACCAAATTCTTCAGATGAAGAG AGGGAGGAGGATTTAGCAAATGACTTCAAAGGTATAACATTTACTGAGACGGAGTTTTTGATTGATCCTATAAAAGTATTGACTGATGTTGAAAAGATAAAAGGCATACAGCTTGGAGATGAGTTGCCTGAAGATGTTGAAGCTGCATTTGAAGTTATCTTGTCATACATTGATGATTTAGATGCTAATG aTTTCTTCAAAATTGGGGGACATGCTGTGTTTCCTGTCTGCTATGGAAGTGAAAACGAGGAATTGCGGTGTAGAGCCAGTTGA
- the LOC125059451 gene encoding prestin isoform X3: MDLFSDQYISKDEGPQTPSSQQFNVIRRVYHQDVLNKDADYHLPEKPLSYSAKKAVQSCGFGDCLFNSLPIIKWLPAYKPKTDLIGDLVAGATTAVMHIPQGMAYALLAQVPPIIGLYMAFFPVLVYVVFGTSPHVSMGTFAVACLMAGKVVTEHGAHEVPINGTDIAEATLQMTSQYSHVQVLSTLTFAVGLIQIMMWVLRLGAVSTLLSEPLVSGFTTAASLHVLASQVKDLFGIRLPKLGSNYKVVLTVIEVFKNMSNLNWAALIISFITCLVISLNNELLKPWVSKRSRVPVPIELLAIVIGTLVSKFVDLKTNYGLSLVGTIPTGLPVPEVPPMQLLPDIALDAFTITMVTYTISMSMSLIFAAKEKYEVDANQELLALGASNMFGAFFTCAPMCASLSRSYIQYQAGGKTGITSVVSGALILCVLLWVGPFFELLPRCVLASIIAVSLKGMFMQVTELAKFWRLSKLDALVWLATFLTTVLIDIDIGLGAGLLASVGALFVRSQRPYTCLLGRVLDTDLYLDIKRYRAADELPGVKIFHYCGGLNFASKNLFRATLFRKIGYLKETDEGNLTNKSESYDWDSTLGRKINCVIIDATALSYVDAPGIKSLLSAQQELVSSHITVLLAGANGPVLEMIEKYNSLESEQLQVETFPTVHDAVVYYKMLEIKKEPTITIAT; encoded by the exons GCCTCAGACGCCGTCCAGTCAGCAGTTCAACGTGATAAGACGCGTCTACCACCAGGATGTACTTAATAAGGATGCTGACTATCATTTGCCTGAAAAGCCTC tgaGCTATTCGGCCAAAAAAGCGGTCCAGAGTTGCGGTTTTGGGGACTGTCTATTTAATTCGTTGCCAATCATAAAATGGCTACCTGCTTACAAACCGAAGACAGATCTGATTGGCGATTTGGTCGCCGGCGCCACCACAGCTGTTATGCACATACCACAAG GAATGGCGTATGCGCTGTTAGCTCAGGTGCCACCAATCATAGGGCTTTACATGGCATTCTTTCCCGTTCTTGTATATGTTGTGTTCGGAACTTCGCCCCATGTGTCGATGGGAACTTTTGCTGTAGCTTGCTTAATGGCTGGAAag GTTGTAACCGAGCACGGAGCACATGAAGTCCCAATAAATGGGACAGATATTGCTGAag CGACGTTACAAATGACATCGCAGTACTCACATGTACAGGTGCTTAGTACACTCACATTCGCTGTTGGATTAATACAG ATAATGATGTGGGTACTACGTCTTGGAGCGGTGTCAACGTTACTCTCAGAGCCTCTGGTCTCTGGATTTACAACAGCTGCATCCTTACACGTGTTAGCTTCACAAGTCAAGGACCTCTTCGGGATAAGACTGCCTAAACTAGGAAGCAACTATAAAGTCGTCTTG ACTGTCATAGAAGTGTTCAAAAACATGTCGAATTTGAATTGGGCTGCGCTAATAATCTCGTTCATCACATGTCTCGTCATATCACTCAATAATGAATTACTTAAG CCTTGGGTCAGCAAGCGAAGCAGGGTGCCGGTGCCCATAGAGTTACTGGCGATAGTTATAGGCACTCTAGTGTCTAAATTCGTTGATCTTAAAACTAACTACGGTCTTTCATTAGTTGGTACTATACCTACTGG TCTCCCAGTACCAGAAGTACCACCAATGCAGCTCCTCCCAGATATAGCTTTAGACGCGTTCACAATAACAATGGTCACTTACACGATATCCATGTCTATGTCACTGATATTCGCAGCCAAGGAGAAATATGAAGTTGATGCTAATCAAGAACTGTTAGCGCTG GGAGCGAGTAACATGTTCGGTGCGTTCTTTACGTGCGCTCCAATGTGTGCCAGTTTGTCACGGTCATACATACAGTACCAG GCGGGTGGTAAGACTGGTATAACGTCAGTAGTGAGTGGGGCGTTAATTCTGTGCGTACTTCTATGGGTTGGGCCTTTCTTCGAGCTGCTGCCACGCTGCGTCCTGGCTTCCATCATCGCTGTCTCGCTCAAAGGCATGTTCATGCAAGTCACAGAACTCGCCAA ATTCTGGCGACTAAGTAAACTTGACGCATTAGTGTGGCTTGCTACATTTTTGACAACTGTCCTCATAGACATTGATATCGg GCTTGGTGCGGGTCTTCTAGCCTCAGTGGGAGCTTTGTTCGTGCGATCTCAGCGACCGTATACCTGCTTATTAGGAAGAGTTCTTGATACAGACCTCTACCTCGATATCAAACGGTACCGTGCG GCGGATGAACTTCCCGGGGTAAAAATATTCCACTACTGTGGTGGACTCAACTTTGCAAGTAAGAACCTCTTTAGAGCCACACTGTTCAGGAAAATTGGCTACTTGAAGGAGACAGACGAAGGGAACCTCACTAACAAGAGTGAGTCATACGATTGGGACTCAACGCTTGGCAGAAAG ATAAACTGTGTAATAATAGACGCGACTGCACTATCTTATGTTGACGCGCCGGGGATCAAAAGCCTTCTCTCCGCTCAGCAAGAACTCGTCAGCAGTCACATCACCGTACTCTTAGCTGGCGCTAACG GTCCCGTTCTAGAAATGATAGAGAAGTACAATTCTTTAGAGTCAGAGCAATTGCAAGTGGAGACATTCCCGACGGTCCACGACGCCGTCGTCTACTACAAGATGTTAGAGATCAAGAAGGAACCCACCATCACCATTGCCACGTGA
- the LOC125059451 gene encoding prestin isoform X2 — protein MGNGKEREPEKEKLNPSGWPQTPSSQQFNVIRRVYHQDVLNKDADYHLPEKPLSYSAKKAVQSCGFGDCLFNSLPIIKWLPAYKPKTDLIGDLVAGATTAVMHIPQGMAYALLAQVPPIIGLYMAFFPVLVYVVFGTSPHVSMGTFAVACLMAGKVVTEHGAHEVPINGTDIAEATLQMTSQYSHVQVLSTLTFAVGLIQIMMWVLRLGAVSTLLSEPLVSGFTTAASLHVLASQVKDLFGIRLPKLGSNYKVVLTVIEVFKNMSNLNWAALIISFITCLVISLNNELLKPWVSKRSRVPVPIELLAIVIGTLVSKFVDLKTNYGLSLVGTIPTGLPVPEVPPMQLLPDIALDAFTITMVTYTISMSMSLIFAAKEKYEVDANQELLALGASNMFGAFFTCAPMCASLSRSYIQYQAGGKTGITSVVSGALILCVLLWVGPFFELLPRCVLASIIAVSLKGMFMQVTELAKFWRLSKLDALVWLATFLTTVLIDIDIGLGAGLLASVGALFVRSQRPYTCLLGRVLDTDLYLDIKRYRAADELPGVKIFHYCGGLNFASKNLFRATLFRKIGYLKETDEGNLTNKSESYDWDSTLGRKINCVIIDATALSYVDAPGIKSLLSAQQELVSSHITVLLAGANGPVLEMIEKYNSLESEQLQVETFPTVHDAVVYYKMLEIKKEPTITIAT, from the exons ATGGGAAACGGCAAGGAAAGGGAACCGGAAAAAGAAAAGCTGAACCCAAGTGGATG GCCTCAGACGCCGTCCAGTCAGCAGTTCAACGTGATAAGACGCGTCTACCACCAGGATGTACTTAATAAGGATGCTGACTATCATTTGCCTGAAAAGCCTC tgaGCTATTCGGCCAAAAAAGCGGTCCAGAGTTGCGGTTTTGGGGACTGTCTATTTAATTCGTTGCCAATCATAAAATGGCTACCTGCTTACAAACCGAAGACAGATCTGATTGGCGATTTGGTCGCCGGCGCCACCACAGCTGTTATGCACATACCACAAG GAATGGCGTATGCGCTGTTAGCTCAGGTGCCACCAATCATAGGGCTTTACATGGCATTCTTTCCCGTTCTTGTATATGTTGTGTTCGGAACTTCGCCCCATGTGTCGATGGGAACTTTTGCTGTAGCTTGCTTAATGGCTGGAAag GTTGTAACCGAGCACGGAGCACATGAAGTCCCAATAAATGGGACAGATATTGCTGAag CGACGTTACAAATGACATCGCAGTACTCACATGTACAGGTGCTTAGTACACTCACATTCGCTGTTGGATTAATACAG ATAATGATGTGGGTACTACGTCTTGGAGCGGTGTCAACGTTACTCTCAGAGCCTCTGGTCTCTGGATTTACAACAGCTGCATCCTTACACGTGTTAGCTTCACAAGTCAAGGACCTCTTCGGGATAAGACTGCCTAAACTAGGAAGCAACTATAAAGTCGTCTTG ACTGTCATAGAAGTGTTCAAAAACATGTCGAATTTGAATTGGGCTGCGCTAATAATCTCGTTCATCACATGTCTCGTCATATCACTCAATAATGAATTACTTAAG CCTTGGGTCAGCAAGCGAAGCAGGGTGCCGGTGCCCATAGAGTTACTGGCGATAGTTATAGGCACTCTAGTGTCTAAATTCGTTGATCTTAAAACTAACTACGGTCTTTCATTAGTTGGTACTATACCTACTGG TCTCCCAGTACCAGAAGTACCACCAATGCAGCTCCTCCCAGATATAGCTTTAGACGCGTTCACAATAACAATGGTCACTTACACGATATCCATGTCTATGTCACTGATATTCGCAGCCAAGGAGAAATATGAAGTTGATGCTAATCAAGAACTGTTAGCGCTG GGAGCGAGTAACATGTTCGGTGCGTTCTTTACGTGCGCTCCAATGTGTGCCAGTTTGTCACGGTCATACATACAGTACCAG GCGGGTGGTAAGACTGGTATAACGTCAGTAGTGAGTGGGGCGTTAATTCTGTGCGTACTTCTATGGGTTGGGCCTTTCTTCGAGCTGCTGCCACGCTGCGTCCTGGCTTCCATCATCGCTGTCTCGCTCAAAGGCATGTTCATGCAAGTCACAGAACTCGCCAA ATTCTGGCGACTAAGTAAACTTGACGCATTAGTGTGGCTTGCTACATTTTTGACAACTGTCCTCATAGACATTGATATCGg GCTTGGTGCGGGTCTTCTAGCCTCAGTGGGAGCTTTGTTCGTGCGATCTCAGCGACCGTATACCTGCTTATTAGGAAGAGTTCTTGATACAGACCTCTACCTCGATATCAAACGGTACCGTGCG GCGGATGAACTTCCCGGGGTAAAAATATTCCACTACTGTGGTGGACTCAACTTTGCAAGTAAGAACCTCTTTAGAGCCACACTGTTCAGGAAAATTGGCTACTTGAAGGAGACAGACGAAGGGAACCTCACTAACAAGAGTGAGTCATACGATTGGGACTCAACGCTTGGCAGAAAG ATAAACTGTGTAATAATAGACGCGACTGCACTATCTTATGTTGACGCGCCGGGGATCAAAAGCCTTCTCTCCGCTCAGCAAGAACTCGTCAGCAGTCACATCACCGTACTCTTAGCTGGCGCTAACG GTCCCGTTCTAGAAATGATAGAGAAGTACAATTCTTTAGAGTCAGAGCAATTGCAAGTGGAGACATTCCCGACGGTCCACGACGCCGTCGTCTACTACAAGATGTTAGAGATCAAGAAGGAACCCACCATCACCATTGCCACGTGA
- the LOC125059451 gene encoding prestin isoform X1, whose product MRLKKTLLLFENDFQRRTRDNDEDIPLLRDEEIDGDDRPQTPSSQQFNVIRRVYHQDVLNKDADYHLPEKPLSYSAKKAVQSCGFGDCLFNSLPIIKWLPAYKPKTDLIGDLVAGATTAVMHIPQGMAYALLAQVPPIIGLYMAFFPVLVYVVFGTSPHVSMGTFAVACLMAGKVVTEHGAHEVPINGTDIAEATLQMTSQYSHVQVLSTLTFAVGLIQIMMWVLRLGAVSTLLSEPLVSGFTTAASLHVLASQVKDLFGIRLPKLGSNYKVVLTVIEVFKNMSNLNWAALIISFITCLVISLNNELLKPWVSKRSRVPVPIELLAIVIGTLVSKFVDLKTNYGLSLVGTIPTGLPVPEVPPMQLLPDIALDAFTITMVTYTISMSMSLIFAAKEKYEVDANQELLALGASNMFGAFFTCAPMCASLSRSYIQYQAGGKTGITSVVSGALILCVLLWVGPFFELLPRCVLASIIAVSLKGMFMQVTELAKFWRLSKLDALVWLATFLTTVLIDIDIGLGAGLLASVGALFVRSQRPYTCLLGRVLDTDLYLDIKRYRAADELPGVKIFHYCGGLNFASKNLFRATLFRKIGYLKETDEGNLTNKSESYDWDSTLGRKINCVIIDATALSYVDAPGIKSLLSAQQELVSSHITVLLAGANGPVLEMIEKYNSLESEQLQVETFPTVHDAVVYYKMLEIKKEPTITIAT is encoded by the exons ATGCGTTTGAAAAAGACGTTGTTATTGTTCGAAAACGATTTCCAAAGACGTACACGTGATAATGATGAAGACATTCCTTTGTTACGAGACGAGGAAATCGATGGTGATGACCG GCCTCAGACGCCGTCCAGTCAGCAGTTCAACGTGATAAGACGCGTCTACCACCAGGATGTACTTAATAAGGATGCTGACTATCATTTGCCTGAAAAGCCTC tgaGCTATTCGGCCAAAAAAGCGGTCCAGAGTTGCGGTTTTGGGGACTGTCTATTTAATTCGTTGCCAATCATAAAATGGCTACCTGCTTACAAACCGAAGACAGATCTGATTGGCGATTTGGTCGCCGGCGCCACCACAGCTGTTATGCACATACCACAAG GAATGGCGTATGCGCTGTTAGCTCAGGTGCCACCAATCATAGGGCTTTACATGGCATTCTTTCCCGTTCTTGTATATGTTGTGTTCGGAACTTCGCCCCATGTGTCGATGGGAACTTTTGCTGTAGCTTGCTTAATGGCTGGAAag GTTGTAACCGAGCACGGAGCACATGAAGTCCCAATAAATGGGACAGATATTGCTGAag CGACGTTACAAATGACATCGCAGTACTCACATGTACAGGTGCTTAGTACACTCACATTCGCTGTTGGATTAATACAG ATAATGATGTGGGTACTACGTCTTGGAGCGGTGTCAACGTTACTCTCAGAGCCTCTGGTCTCTGGATTTACAACAGCTGCATCCTTACACGTGTTAGCTTCACAAGTCAAGGACCTCTTCGGGATAAGACTGCCTAAACTAGGAAGCAACTATAAAGTCGTCTTG ACTGTCATAGAAGTGTTCAAAAACATGTCGAATTTGAATTGGGCTGCGCTAATAATCTCGTTCATCACATGTCTCGTCATATCACTCAATAATGAATTACTTAAG CCTTGGGTCAGCAAGCGAAGCAGGGTGCCGGTGCCCATAGAGTTACTGGCGATAGTTATAGGCACTCTAGTGTCTAAATTCGTTGATCTTAAAACTAACTACGGTCTTTCATTAGTTGGTACTATACCTACTGG TCTCCCAGTACCAGAAGTACCACCAATGCAGCTCCTCCCAGATATAGCTTTAGACGCGTTCACAATAACAATGGTCACTTACACGATATCCATGTCTATGTCACTGATATTCGCAGCCAAGGAGAAATATGAAGTTGATGCTAATCAAGAACTGTTAGCGCTG GGAGCGAGTAACATGTTCGGTGCGTTCTTTACGTGCGCTCCAATGTGTGCCAGTTTGTCACGGTCATACATACAGTACCAG GCGGGTGGTAAGACTGGTATAACGTCAGTAGTGAGTGGGGCGTTAATTCTGTGCGTACTTCTATGGGTTGGGCCTTTCTTCGAGCTGCTGCCACGCTGCGTCCTGGCTTCCATCATCGCTGTCTCGCTCAAAGGCATGTTCATGCAAGTCACAGAACTCGCCAA ATTCTGGCGACTAAGTAAACTTGACGCATTAGTGTGGCTTGCTACATTTTTGACAACTGTCCTCATAGACATTGATATCGg GCTTGGTGCGGGTCTTCTAGCCTCAGTGGGAGCTTTGTTCGTGCGATCTCAGCGACCGTATACCTGCTTATTAGGAAGAGTTCTTGATACAGACCTCTACCTCGATATCAAACGGTACCGTGCG GCGGATGAACTTCCCGGGGTAAAAATATTCCACTACTGTGGTGGACTCAACTTTGCAAGTAAGAACCTCTTTAGAGCCACACTGTTCAGGAAAATTGGCTACTTGAAGGAGACAGACGAAGGGAACCTCACTAACAAGAGTGAGTCATACGATTGGGACTCAACGCTTGGCAGAAAG ATAAACTGTGTAATAATAGACGCGACTGCACTATCTTATGTTGACGCGCCGGGGATCAAAAGCCTTCTCTCCGCTCAGCAAGAACTCGTCAGCAGTCACATCACCGTACTCTTAGCTGGCGCTAACG GTCCCGTTCTAGAAATGATAGAGAAGTACAATTCTTTAGAGTCAGAGCAATTGCAAGTGGAGACATTCCCGACGGTCCACGACGCCGTCGTCTACTACAAGATGTTAGAGATCAAGAAGGAACCCACCATCACCATTGCCACGTGA